A single region of the Streptomyces sp. AM 4-1-1 genome encodes:
- a CDS encoding TetR-like C-terminal domain-containing protein, with protein MGRPRTNDAAVRERLVACATEMFATRPQGSVTVRALATAAGTSTAAVYTLFQGKDGLIREVRDQAVAGLFQDLTAVPGSGAALEDLHALAAAYRHWGREHRHLYTVLFGGAQSFVPSHRIGDRDPVRPLVAAIDRAVVGHILAGDTTQIAVSLWVALHGLVTLELAGSLDGAAAETAFRSTIDAVLRGWATPAAFPGLRRADSAL; from the coding sequence TGGCATGCGCGACCGAGATGTTCGCCACCCGTCCCCAGGGGTCGGTCACGGTCCGCGCGCTGGCCACCGCCGCCGGAACGTCGACTGCGGCGGTGTACACCTTGTTCCAGGGCAAGGACGGGCTGATCCGCGAGGTGCGCGACCAAGCGGTCGCCGGCCTGTTCCAGGACCTGACGGCCGTTCCCGGCTCTGGGGCCGCCTTGGAGGATCTGCACGCGTTGGCCGCGGCATATCGCCATTGGGGACGCGAACACCGCCACCTGTACACGGTGTTGTTCGGCGGCGCGCAGTCCTTCGTCCCGTCGCACCGGATCGGCGACCGCGACCCAGTGCGGCCGCTTGTCGCGGCGATCGACCGCGCCGTGGTGGGCCACATCCTCGCAGGCGACACCACACAGATCGCCGTCTCGTTGTGGGTCGCCCTGCACGGGCTCGTGACCCTCGAACTCGCCGGCAGCCTTGACGGCGCCGCAGCCGAGACCGCGTTCCGGTCCACGATTGACGCAGTACTACGCGGCTGGGCAACTCCCGCCGCCTTCCCTGGCCTTCGACGCGCAGACTCGGCGTTGTGA